One window from the genome of Solea solea chromosome 2, fSolSol10.1, whole genome shotgun sequence encodes:
- the LOC131451766 gene encoding uncharacterized protein LOC131451766 isoform X2 has product MLRCLPSLSRPPADTKGKEDKTLVDAGPSVVVPRLTLRPTAHTTPEPPPTEPPALASPLAQTADEDINSWSCSHHQKIWMRTELQSLGLWPGFQHMLKPGPALSIWRLPPQPELMDTVSTLQSRNLFQLHPFFIWKPESGIMVRLRDNYVLPCLHGCPKPDVVSAGVGRPRVIVGTNRQYYIFASRLCCKMCKRMWFADSPRWLDKLPKRFTNIVPAFLTYKKAFCKSVLHELRRTGKSPSDMANQVNKLLHLKYERARLAYLCSIQNTWDAEAGVCGKEDAPLSFGAYDDADGWCGVSVSASYLSDCLTDECKLLQRTSGQVLRSDHTRKDDSLVPVSPPPGPTPSANLTPSTPAPVAQLPQLQPAESHNVQPMSKGSTGHPAIKETSPLPLETQKPWQTGGSETVHVPVVVLPPATVNPVDPDHVPPEKPLAEDKVQKMLQDILQQQQQFQQQLQQVQLPRQEQQEKPRQTKTCRACGQPMSRHQNDGSSVHHFYQQGPTRYHYCSTKVFQRYSAEGLTDSRMPFEAFAQTAFFRRELQLTKGRVEEKAAKRRKLMEPVAPQTQGRMCRFCHTALKQSPHSKHIHTGFPGVAGKYIYCPLKVLNLYRPQGMLKEMTWREFQASPFYAMEKERWTVERKK; this is encoded by the exons ATGTTGAGG TGCCTTCCTTCACTGTCAAGACCACCTGCTGACACTAAAGGGAAAGAAGACAAGACGCTAGTGGATG CTGGTCCTTCTGTTGTTGTGCCCCGACTGACACTCAGACCAACCGCTCATACTACACCTGAGCCGCCACCCA CCGAGCCCCCTGCCTTGGCTTCCCCACTGGCACAGACAGCAGATGAGGACATAAACAGTTGGAGCTGCTCGCATCATCAGAAGATTTGGATGAGGACAGAACTCCAGTCTCTGGGACTGTGGCCTGGGTTCCAACATATGCTCAAGCCAGGGCCTGCGCTTTCAATATGGCGTCTCCCCCCACAGCCTGAACTCATGGACACGGTGTCAACTCTCCAGTCCCGCAACCTCTTCCAGCTCCATCCGTTTTTTATCTGGAAACCTGAGAGCGGCATAATGGTGAGGCTGAGGGATAATTATGTACTCCCTTGCCTTCACGGTTGTCCAAAGCCAGACGTTGTCTCAGCCGGTGTGGGAAGGCCTCGAGTGATTGTCGGCACCAACAGACAATACTACATCTTTGCTTCGCGACTTTGCTGCAAGATGTGTAAGCGGATGTGGTTTGCCGACAGTCCTCGGTGGCTGGACAAACTGCCAAAGCGCTTCACAAACATTGTGCCAGCATTCCTGACTTACAAGAAGGCCTTTTGTAAGTCTGTGCTTCATGAGCTGAGGCGCACTGGCAAGTCGCCTTCTGACATGGCTAACCAGGTGAACAAACTGCTGCATCTCAAGTATGAACGAGCTCGACTGGCATACCTCTGCAGCATTCAGAACACCTGGGACGCCGAGGCTGGGGTTTGTGGGAAGGAAGACGCGCCACTGTCTTTTGGAGCCTATGATGACGCGGATGGATGGTGTggagtctctgtctctgcctcctaCTTATCAGACTGCCTCACTGATGAGTGCAAGCTCCTGCAGCGCACTTCTGGACAGGTCTTACGCTCTGACCACACCAGGAAGGATGACTCACTGGTTCCTGTATCTCCCCCCCCTGGCCCGACACCATCCGCAAACCTGACCCCGTCAACTCCTGCACCTGTGGCCCAGCTCCCCCAGCTTCAACCTGCTGAGAGCCATAATGTACAGCCGATGTCCAAAGGAAGCACGGGACATCCAGCTATAAAGG AAACCTCACCTCTGCCACTGGAGACACAGAAGCCGTGGCAAACTGGGGGAAGTGAGACTGTCCATGTCCCCGTTGTGGTGCTGCCACCAGCCACTGTCAATCCAGTCGATCCGGACCATGTGCCACCTGAAAAGCCATTGGCAGAGGACAAAGTACAGAAAATGTTACAGGACatattgcagcagcagcagcagtttcagcaacaGCTACAACAGGTACAGCTGCCGCGGCAGGAGCAGCAAGAAAAGCCCCGGCAGACCAAAACATGTCGTGCGTGTGGGCAGCCGATGTCACGCCACCAAAATGATGGATCGTCGGTCCATCATTTTTACCAACAAGGCCCTACACGCTACCACTACTGCTCCACAAAGGTCTTCCAGAGGTACTCTGCAGAGGGCCTGACAGACTCCAGGATGCCCTTTGAAGCGTTTGCTCAGACCGCATTCTTTCGGCGTGAGCTGCAGCTGACGAAGGGCAGAGTGGAGGAAAAGGCTGCCAAGAGGAGGAAACTGATGGAACCTGTGGCTCCTCAAACGCAGGGTAGAATGTGCCGCTTCTGCCATACGGCGCTGAAGCAGAGCCCCCACAGCAAACATATCCACACGGGGTTTCCTGGAGTGGCGGGTAAGTACATTTACTGCCCTCTGAAAGTCCTTAACCTCTACAGACCACAAGGTATGCTGAAAGAAATGACATGGAGGGAATTCCAGGCCTCACCCTTTTATGCCATGGAAAAGGAGAGGtggacagtggagagaaaaaaatag
- the LOC131451766 gene encoding uncharacterized protein LOC131451766 isoform X1, whose product MMVFLLTNRVRELISSMLRCLPSLSRPPADTKGKEDKTLVDAGPSVVVPRLTLRPTAHTTPEPPPTEPPALASPLAQTADEDINSWSCSHHQKIWMRTELQSLGLWPGFQHMLKPGPALSIWRLPPQPELMDTVSTLQSRNLFQLHPFFIWKPESGIMVRLRDNYVLPCLHGCPKPDVVSAGVGRPRVIVGTNRQYYIFASRLCCKMCKRMWFADSPRWLDKLPKRFTNIVPAFLTYKKAFCKSVLHELRRTGKSPSDMANQVNKLLHLKYERARLAYLCSIQNTWDAEAGVCGKEDAPLSFGAYDDADGWCGVSVSASYLSDCLTDECKLLQRTSGQVLRSDHTRKDDSLVPVSPPPGPTPSANLTPSTPAPVAQLPQLQPAESHNVQPMSKGSTGHPAIKETSPLPLETQKPWQTGGSETVHVPVVVLPPATVNPVDPDHVPPEKPLAEDKVQKMLQDILQQQQQFQQQLQQVQLPRQEQQEKPRQTKTCRACGQPMSRHQNDGSSVHHFYQQGPTRYHYCSTKVFQRYSAEGLTDSRMPFEAFAQTAFFRRELQLTKGRVEEKAAKRRKLMEPVAPQTQGRMCRFCHTALKQSPHSKHIHTGFPGVAGKYIYCPLKVLNLYRPQGMLKEMTWREFQASPFYAMEKERWTVERKK is encoded by the exons ATGATGGTGTTCCTACTAACCAATAGGGTTCGTGAATTGATTTCCTCAATGTTGAGG TGCCTTCCTTCACTGTCAAGACCACCTGCTGACACTAAAGGGAAAGAAGACAAGACGCTAGTGGATG CTGGTCCTTCTGTTGTTGTGCCCCGACTGACACTCAGACCAACCGCTCATACTACACCTGAGCCGCCACCCA CCGAGCCCCCTGCCTTGGCTTCCCCACTGGCACAGACAGCAGATGAGGACATAAACAGTTGGAGCTGCTCGCATCATCAGAAGATTTGGATGAGGACAGAACTCCAGTCTCTGGGACTGTGGCCTGGGTTCCAACATATGCTCAAGCCAGGGCCTGCGCTTTCAATATGGCGTCTCCCCCCACAGCCTGAACTCATGGACACGGTGTCAACTCTCCAGTCCCGCAACCTCTTCCAGCTCCATCCGTTTTTTATCTGGAAACCTGAGAGCGGCATAATGGTGAGGCTGAGGGATAATTATGTACTCCCTTGCCTTCACGGTTGTCCAAAGCCAGACGTTGTCTCAGCCGGTGTGGGAAGGCCTCGAGTGATTGTCGGCACCAACAGACAATACTACATCTTTGCTTCGCGACTTTGCTGCAAGATGTGTAAGCGGATGTGGTTTGCCGACAGTCCTCGGTGGCTGGACAAACTGCCAAAGCGCTTCACAAACATTGTGCCAGCATTCCTGACTTACAAGAAGGCCTTTTGTAAGTCTGTGCTTCATGAGCTGAGGCGCACTGGCAAGTCGCCTTCTGACATGGCTAACCAGGTGAACAAACTGCTGCATCTCAAGTATGAACGAGCTCGACTGGCATACCTCTGCAGCATTCAGAACACCTGGGACGCCGAGGCTGGGGTTTGTGGGAAGGAAGACGCGCCACTGTCTTTTGGAGCCTATGATGACGCGGATGGATGGTGTggagtctctgtctctgcctcctaCTTATCAGACTGCCTCACTGATGAGTGCAAGCTCCTGCAGCGCACTTCTGGACAGGTCTTACGCTCTGACCACACCAGGAAGGATGACTCACTGGTTCCTGTATCTCCCCCCCCTGGCCCGACACCATCCGCAAACCTGACCCCGTCAACTCCTGCACCTGTGGCCCAGCTCCCCCAGCTTCAACCTGCTGAGAGCCATAATGTACAGCCGATGTCCAAAGGAAGCACGGGACATCCAGCTATAAAGG AAACCTCACCTCTGCCACTGGAGACACAGAAGCCGTGGCAAACTGGGGGAAGTGAGACTGTCCATGTCCCCGTTGTGGTGCTGCCACCAGCCACTGTCAATCCAGTCGATCCGGACCATGTGCCACCTGAAAAGCCATTGGCAGAGGACAAAGTACAGAAAATGTTACAGGACatattgcagcagcagcagcagtttcagcaacaGCTACAACAGGTACAGCTGCCGCGGCAGGAGCAGCAAGAAAAGCCCCGGCAGACCAAAACATGTCGTGCGTGTGGGCAGCCGATGTCACGCCACCAAAATGATGGATCGTCGGTCCATCATTTTTACCAACAAGGCCCTACACGCTACCACTACTGCTCCACAAAGGTCTTCCAGAGGTACTCTGCAGAGGGCCTGACAGACTCCAGGATGCCCTTTGAAGCGTTTGCTCAGACCGCATTCTTTCGGCGTGAGCTGCAGCTGACGAAGGGCAGAGTGGAGGAAAAGGCTGCCAAGAGGAGGAAACTGATGGAACCTGTGGCTCCTCAAACGCAGGGTAGAATGTGCCGCTTCTGCCATACGGCGCTGAAGCAGAGCCCCCACAGCAAACATATCCACACGGGGTTTCCTGGAGTGGCGGGTAAGTACATTTACTGCCCTCTGAAAGTCCTTAACCTCTACAGACCACAAGGTATGCTGAAAGAAATGACATGGAGGGAATTCCAGGCCTCACCCTTTTATGCCATGGAAAAGGAGAGGtggacagtggagagaaaaaaatag
- the gemin8 gene encoding gem-associated protein 8, giving the protein MEDTSTVMSWFSSPVYNRYWQHYYQAMAWHQRHRRAYRKALEAAYGPGYSQEQFPCSPQRYADWHAPKSDKGDEGDEESSSDSEIECDVSNMEISEELRQYFAQTERHREELKKQMEAEQQDCYVLADQDLRSGSQKSTGAPPIERPGERRVAEMKKLYGQDSAKILAIETAMQLTFDRNCDRKQPKYWPVIPLKL; this is encoded by the exons ATG GAGGACACAAGCACTGTGATGTCGTGGTTTTCCAGCCCCGTGTACAACCGCTACTGGCAACACTACTACCAGGCCATGGCTTGGCACCAGAGACACAGACGTGCCTACCGTAAAGCCCTGGAGGCCGCCTATGGCCCCGGCTACAGCCAGGAGCAGTTTCCCTGCAGCCCGCAGCGCTACGCAGACTGGCACGCCCCAAAGAGTGACAAGGGCGACGAGGGGGATGAGGAGAGCAGCTCTGACAGCGAGATCGAGTGCGATGTCAGTAACATGGAGATCAGCGAGGAGCTACGGCAGTACTTTGCCCagacggagagacacagagaggagctgA AGAAGCAGATGGAGGCCGAGCAGCAGGACTGCTACGTGCTGGCCGACCAGGACCTGCGCAGCGGCTCCCAGAAAAGCACCGGAGCTCCTCCCATCGAGCGACCGGGTGAGAGACGCGTGGCCGAGATGAAGAAGCTGTACGGCCAGGACTCCGCCAAGATCTTGGCCATTGAGACGGCAATGCAGCTCACGTTTGACAGAAACTGTGACCGGAAGCAGCCGAAGTACTGGCCTGTTATCCCTCTGAAACTGTGA